Proteins co-encoded in one Deltaproteobacteria bacterium genomic window:
- a CDS encoding DUF86 domain-containing protein, with the protein MRDPKLYLKDILEAMSAIERFVEGVEFEDFKVNDEKSSAVIRKFEIIGEATKNVPEDVKQMYPDIPWREMAGFRDKLIHFYFGIKYDLVWHTIKNRIPQVEPLIQKVLKNLKDGA; encoded by the coding sequence ATGAGGGATCCAAAACTCTATCTAAAGGATATTTTAGAGGCGATGTCCGCAATAGAGAGATTTGTAGAAGGAGTGGAATTTGAAGATTTCAAGGTGAACGATGAGAAATCAAGCGCAGTAATTAGAAAGTTTGAAATTATCGGTGAAGCTACTAAAAATGTCCCAGAGGATGTAAAACAAATGTATCCTGACATTCCATGGAGAGAAATGGCTGGTTTCAGAGATAAACTTATTCATTTCTATTTTGGGATTAAGTATGATCTTGTTTGGCATACAATTAAGAATCGTATTCCACAGGTAGAACCCTTGATCCAAAAGGTTTTAAAAAATTTGAAGGATGGTGCATGA